The DNA sequence TGATATTTGATTTTCCTGCAAGATCTGATACAAGGATTTTTCTGCTGTTTCCTACAGCCTCAGGATTAATATGCTCATAAAGTTTTGGATTTTTAAGGACTGCTGATGCGTGGACTCCACCTTTATGGGCAAATGCACTATCTCCAACATAAGGCATATTTTTAGGAACAGGAAGGTTAACAATGTCTGCAACAAAGTTAGAAACTTCTTTGAGTTTTTTAATGTTTTCCTGTGGAACTGTTTCATATCCAAGTTTCAAGGTAAGGTTTGGGATAATAGAACAGAGATTTGCATTTCCACATCTTTCTCCAAAGCCGTTTATAGTTCCGTGAACTTGAACAGCCCCGTTTAAAACAGCCACAATAGAGTTCCATACTGCTGTATCGCTGTCATTATGGGCATGAATTCCAAGTCTTCCGTCTAATCCTTTTTCTTTAAGTTCTTTTATTATTTTTTCTATCTCGTTTGGGAGAGTTCCGCCGTTTGTGTCCGCAAGAACAAGAAAATCTGCACCTGCTTCTTGTGCAGTCTTCATAACAGCATAGGCATAATCAGGGTTTGATTTATATCCATCAAAAAAGTGTTCACCGATAAAAACAACCTCATCGGTGTTTTTCTTGAGAAACTGGACAGTGTCATAAACCATCTCAAGATTGTTATCTAAAGTAGTTTTAAGAGCTTCTATAACATGCAAATCCCATGCTTTTCCAAAAATTGTTATGACAGGAGTTTCTGCTTTTATTAGATTCTGGATAAGGGGGTCTTCTTCTACCCTAAGGTAAGCTCTTCTGGTTGAGCCAAAAGCTGCTATTTTTGAGTTTTTCAGATCAAGCTTTTTTACTTTTTTGAAATATTCGTCATCTTTTGGATTTGAACCTGGCCAGCCGCCCTCTATGTAATGGATACCAAAATCATCTAATTTTTCTGTAATTCTTAGTTTATCTTCTACAGAAACACTAACTCCTTCGGCCTGTGTTCCATCCCTTAAAGTTGTATCATAGATAAAAACCTTTTTTTCCATCTGTATTTACCCCGTTTCTAAACCTGAAGTTTAAATTTTAGCATAGCTGATAATTTTAGTTTTTATCTTGGAAGGGTTTATGATTTTTTACAGTCTAACAGGGATATTTCTTTCCTTCAGGTATTCCTTGACTTCCTGAATAGTTAGTTCTTTAAAATGAAAAAGTGATGCTGCCAGTGCTGCATCTGCTTTTCCTTCTGCGAATGCCTCATAAAAATGTTCTTTTCTCCCTGCTCCACCTGAGGCTATAACAGGAATTGAAACTGCTTCACTGATTGCTCTGGTCAGTTTTATATCGTAGCCGCTCTTAGTTCCGTCTTTGTCCATTGATGTTAGCAGTATTTCCCCTGCTCCAAGGTCTTCAACTGCCTTTGCCCATTCTATTGCATCTTTGCCGGTTGCTGTTCTCCCTCCGTGGATATAAACTTCCCACTTGTTCTCAGCAACCTGTTTTGCGTCTATTGCAACAACAATTGTTGAAGAACCAAATCTTTTTGCAGCTTCTTCTACTAAGATAGGCTCCTTAACTGCTGCAGTATTTATAGAAACCTTATCTGCTCCACTTTCAAGGAGTTTTCTGATGTCCTCAAGGGTTCTTACTCCTCCGCCGACAGTCAAGGGCATAAATACTGTCTCTGCAGTTGCTTTAACAACATCAAGTATTATATCCCTGTCCTCTGCTGAGGCTGTTATATCCAGAAAAACCAGCTCATCTGCACCTGCTTCGTCATAAGCCTGTGCAGCTTCAACAGGGTCTCCTGCATCCACAAGATTAACAAAATTAACTCCTTTAACTACTCTTCCTTTGTTTACATCAAGGCAGGGGATAATTCTTTTGGCCAGCATTTATACTCTCCTCTAAATCTGTAGGTATATCTTCTATATGTTTTATATCAAAATTTTTTAAAGATTTTCGAAATTCTAAATCTACAGGAATTCCTTCCCTTTGGAACATATGGGATATTTTTGAGGATATCTTTTCTCCCTGTTTATCAAGGTCTGTAAGGATTATTACAAGGTCTTCATTCTCCAGTTCTTCCAGAATATCGTAAAACTTTTTTCCTTTTATGGAGTATATATGAGTGATGCCGAATTTTTCCAGTTTTTGCTTGTCGTTTTTTCCTTCAACTAAAACAACTGTTTTTTCCTTTTCTGAAAACTCTTTTAATCTTTCAAGCCAGTCTTTTAGGGAGGCAAACTCCATCTATTTCCTTTTAAAAAGGGATTTTAAGAAAGAAATAAGTTTTTCTACTATTTTTGCAAGGGCATTTTTGTCAACCTCTTCTTCTTCAAGCCTATCTTTTATATATTCTTCTCCTTTTGTTTCCTTAAGATGTTCAAGTATTTCTGTGAAAACTTCCAGAGGGTTAAATGGTTTTTCTAAAATGGCTGTTATCCCCAGATGTTCATAAAATTCTCTTTCATCTGGGGTTAATTTTTTACTCAGAATAATAAATGGAATTACCTTAAGATGCTCATCTTTCATATAATTAATTATTTCCCAGGTAGGTCTGCCTTTTAGCCTTTGTTCTGCGACTATTCCATCTATATCTGTATTTTGTTTTACAAACTCTTTGGCCTCCTCCATTGATGTTATTTGGATAATCTCCGAGCCACTAAGCTGGGCTACTTCATTTAAAACTTCGTATGTTGCTTTATCTTCATCAAGCAGTAATATTCTCATGGCATTCCTTATACAAATTTTATTTCAGGTAGCTTATCAATAAATCCTTTTTCATAGGCTTCTTTCAGGAATAATTCAATTGCTTTTTTACCCCTTTCACCGTAATCAACGGTAAGGTCATTAACATACATTCCTATAAATTTGTCTGCCTTTTCCTTTGACATATCCCTTGCAAATTTCAGGGCATAATCTACAGCTTCTTCTCTATGTTCAAGAGAGTATTTTATACTTTCCCTGAGAATTTCTGAGATTTCTTTCATTGTTTCTTCGCCTAAGTCTTTGCGAATTACGTTTCCACCTAATGGAAGTGGAAGACCGCCGGTTTTTTCATACCACCATTTTCCAAGGTCAACGACACATTCAAGACCTTCATCTGCATAAGTCAGCTGCCCTTCATGGATAATAAGACCTGCATCTACTTTCCCTTCTTTGACAGCTTTTATAATCTGGTCAAATGGTATTACTTCATAATCAAAATCAGATGTTCCAAGGAATAATTCCAGTGCAAGAAATGCAGAAGTTAATGTTCCTGGAACGGCAATTTTTTTGTTTTTTAGCTCAGAAGGATAAAATTTTTCCTTTGCCACAATCATTGGACCATAGTTGTCGCCCATACTTGCTCCGCTGGAAAGGAGGGCGTATTTGTCTGCAACATAGGGAAATGCATGTATAGAAATAGCTGAGACTTCATATTCTCCTTCAAGGGCTTTTCTGTTTAATGTTTCAATGTCAGAAAGAACATCAACGAATTCATAACCTTTTGTATCAATTTTTTTGTGGTTAATTGCATAAAACATAAATGCATCGTCTGAATCGGGGCTATGTGCAACTCTAATGACTCTTTTTTCCAACTTTATTTACCTCTGAGAAGTTTTAATAAATTTTATAATAACCTTGTGATTTTTCCAAAGTTTTCAAAGTCCGGAAAAGGTTTAGCTTTTATTACTATCTTTCTTTTTAAAAATGGATGGAAAAAGGATATTGTGTAAGCATGTAAAAGCTGTCTTTTAACATTTTTCAATAGCGGATTATTTGTTTCTTTAATTCCGTAAGTCTTGTCTCCCACTATAGAGAAACCTATTTTTGCAAGATGTATTCTAATCTGATGTTTTCTCCCTGTAGGTATCTGAACTTTGAAAAGTGTAAATCCGGAGGACTTTTTCAGGGTGTAAACAATACTTTTTGCATACTTTTTTTCTACAGGAATATTTATAACCTTTTTCCTAAAGGGTGCTTCTCCGACTGAGATTGCCAGATATATTTTTTCTACCGATTTGTCCTGCCACAGTTTCTTAAATTTTTCAAAGACTTTGTTATTTTTTGCGAACAAAAGCACACCGGAAGTTTCCCTGTCAAGTCTGTGGATTGCCCTGATTTTATGGTCTTTTTTGAAAGATCTTAGCAAATCCTCAACGCTCCCCTTTTTACTTTCACTTTCTATAAAAGGCGGTTTGTTTACAGCAATTATAAATGGGTCTTCATATATTATTGAATTCTCAATACTCCAGTTTTTTGTTTTCTGATAAACAGGAAGTTCAACAATATCTCCAGCTTGAAGTTGATGGGAAGCTATCCATACTCTTTTGTTGTTTACAAAAACAAGTTTGTTATCTATTAGCTCTTTTGCTTTTTTCTTTGATATACCAAGCTGCTGTGCAACAAAATCCTTTAATGTCTGGCTTTCTTTTACCTTAACTTTTTTCATTCTGAATTGGTTTTAATGTTTTTTAGAAACTCTAAGATATATCCTTTTACCTTTTTAAGCAATATTACACCATGTCCTTTTCCTGAAACTATTAGTGAAGTTCCATTATTTGTTTCCCTCATATATAATCTTGAATATTTTTCGCTACCAAGTGGGTCATCTAATGAAGATATAAACATTGCAGGATTCATATAAGAAGATAAAGACAACTTGATAATTTCTTCTCCTATTATAGCTGGAGAGCCAGGTGATATACATACAATTGCTGAGATATCATGCATAGATACAACCGGTATGATTGAAGTTGCACCTAATGATGCGCCTATAAGAATTATCTGTTCTGAGTCTATCTTTTCATTTTCAATTAAATAATCTATCCAGAGGGCTATATCTTCAGGAATTTTGGAAAAATTTACTTTTCTATTACTTTTTCTAAAGAATGAAATTAAATCAACAGAAGCAGAAAATTTTTCTTTAAATATTATTTTATTCTCTTTTCCATTTTGAATTATGGAAAGGCCATGACCTCTAAGGTCTATTAAAAGAGTTGCGTATCCTTTTTCTCTTAATTCTTTGGCAAATTCAGACCAGATGATATGAGTTGTTCCAAATTGATGGGCAAAAATAATTACAGGGTATTTATCTTTCTTGATGTCAGGGTAATAAATATAACCTTTAAGAACAAAACCATCATTTGATTTTATTGTAAGTTCTTTTGAATACACCATTCCAAAAATTATAAAAAAAATAAGTAAAATATTTTTCATAATGAATAATCTTAAGTATGCTTAAGATATCTTGCAATATATCTTGCTTTTTCCAATTATTTATTTACCATATTTAGTATTAAATAAGAAGAGGTTTAGGGTATGAGAATAACCGATATAGATAGGGCTTTATCCCTTGCCACTGATAAAGAGTTATTTCCAATTATTGATAAAGTCCTCTCAGATAAAAGGCTCTCCTTTGAAGACGGAGTAAAGCTATTTAAAACAAATGACCTGTTAACACTTGGAGTTCTGGCAAACTATAAAACAGAGAAGCTCAACGGAAAATATGCATATTTTGTTATTAACAGACAGATAAATCCTACAAATATATGTGCCCTTGATTGTAGTTTCTGTGCATTTGCCACGATGGATAAAAATGACCCTAAAGCCTATGAGATGAGTTATGAGGAAATTCTGTCTAAAGCAAAATATGCTGTAGAAAATGGAGCTTCTGAGGTTCATATTGTAGGTGGGCTTCATCCTGACTGGAGTTTTGATGTTTATTTAAATATGGTTTCTTTGCTTAAAAAGAATTTCCCTCAACTTCATATAAAGGCCTTTACCGCTGTTGAGATAGATTATTTTTCAAGAATATCAGGCCTAAGTTATGAAGAAG is a window from the Persephonella sp. genome containing:
- a CDS encoding alpha/beta fold hydrolase; the encoded protein is MVYSKELTIKSNDGFVLKGYIYYPDIKKDKYPVIIFAHQFGTTHIIWSEFAKELREKGYATLLIDLRGHGLSIIQNGKENKIIFKEKFSASVDLISFFRKSNRKVNFSKIPEDIALWIDYLIENEKIDSEQIILIGASLGATSIIPVVSMHDISAIVCISPGSPAIIGEEIIKLSLSSYMNPAMFISSLDDPLGSEKYSRLYMRETNNGTSLIVSGKGHGVILLKKVKGYILEFLKNIKTNSE
- the cimA gene encoding citramalate synthase, with the protein product MEKKVFIYDTTLRDGTQAEGVSVSVEDKLRITEKLDDFGIHYIEGGWPGSNPKDDEYFKKVKKLDLKNSKIAAFGSTRRAYLRVEEDPLIQNLIKAETPVITIFGKAWDLHVIEALKTTLDNNLEMVYDTVQFLKKNTDEVVFIGEHFFDGYKSNPDYAYAVMKTAQEAGADFLVLADTNGGTLPNEIEKIIKELKEKGLDGRLGIHAHNDSDTAVWNSIVAVLNGAVQVHGTINGFGERCGNANLCSIIPNLTLKLGYETVPQENIKKLKEVSNFVADIVNLPVPKNMPYVGDSAFAHKGGVHASAVLKNPKLYEHINPEAVGNSRKILVSDLAGKSNIIYKAKELGIDIDEKDPRIAELVQEIKRLENYGYHFEAAEASLELLIRKHLGLLKKYFDLDAYRVLIARRYTDKEPVSEATVRIKIDNHYQHTASLGYGPVNALDRALKKALVDIYPSLAEVELIDYKVRIVNESAGTAAKIRVLVESRDKEKKWGTVGVSDNVIEASWQAVVDSFIYKLVKDGV
- a CDS encoding RluA family pseudouridine synthase yields the protein MKKVKVKESQTLKDFVAQQLGISKKKAKELIDNKLVFVNNKRVWIASHQLQAGDIVELPVYQKTKNWSIENSIIYEDPFIIAVNKPPFIESESKKGSVEDLLRSFKKDHKIRAIHRLDRETSGVLLFAKNNKVFEKFKKLWQDKSVEKIYLAISVGEAPFRKKVINIPVEKKYAKSIVYTLKKSSGFTLFKVQIPTGRKHQIRIHLAKIGFSIVGDKTYGIKETNNPLLKNVKRQLLHAYTISFFHPFLKRKIVIKAKPFPDFENFGKITRLL
- the hisF gene encoding imidazole glycerol phosphate synthase subunit HisF; the protein is MLAKRIIPCLDVNKGRVVKGVNFVNLVDAGDPVEAAQAYDEAGADELVFLDITASAEDRDIILDVVKATAETVFMPLTVGGGVRTLEDIRKLLESGADKVSINTAAVKEPILVEEAAKRFGSSTIVVAIDAKQVAENKWEVYIHGGRTATGKDAIEWAKAVEDLGAGEILLTSMDKDGTKSGYDIKLTRAISEAVSIPVIASGGAGRKEHFYEAFAEGKADAALAASLFHFKELTIQEVKEYLKERNIPVRL
- a CDS encoding toprim domain-containing protein, encoding MEFASLKDWLERLKEFSEKEKTVVLVEGKNDKQKLEKFGITHIYSIKGKKFYDILEELENEDLVIILTDLDKQGEKISSKISHMFQREGIPVDLEFRKSLKNFDIKHIEDIPTDLEESINAGQKNYPLP
- a CDS encoding response regulator; this encodes MRILLLDEDKATYEVLNEVAQLSGSEIIQITSMEEAKEFVKQNTDIDGIVAEQRLKGRPTWEIINYMKDEHLKVIPFIILSKKLTPDEREFYEHLGITAILEKPFNPLEVFTEILEHLKETKGEEYIKDRLEEEEVDKNALAKIVEKLISFLKSLFKRK
- a CDS encoding MqnA/MqnD/SBP family protein, with amino-acid sequence MKLEKRVIRVAHSPDSDDAFMFYAINHKKIDTKGYEFVDVLSDIETLNRKALEGEYEVSAISIHAFPYVADKYALLSSGASMGDNYGPMIVAKEKFYPSELKNKKIAVPGTLTSAFLALELFLGTSDFDYEVIPFDQIIKAVKEGKVDAGLIIHEGQLTYADEGLECVVDLGKWWYEKTGGLPLPLGGNVIRKDLGEETMKEISEILRESIKYSLEHREEAVDYALKFARDMSKEKADKFIGMYVNDLTVDYGERGKKAIELFLKEAYEKGFIDKLPEIKFV